GAGGGGCATTAGGGATAATACTTTTACTCTTAAGGATTGGTGTTTTTGAATCCGGGATGTTTCATGCCATGACAAAAAAGGAGGTCTCCAAAGGGAATTTTATGATGCTGTTCTCAGACCGGAAACGTTTCTTTAAATACCTGAATTGTATACTGATAGCCGTTCCGCTTTGGTTCGTGGTAGGGATACTGATAGGTATAGCGCCCGACTTTGGTAAGGCCCTGAACGCCAGGGATGCACTAGACAATGGCAAGGGCGTGATGTTTGCCTACATCGGCATTTCGCTGGGGGATTTCCTGACCGGCGCATTGAGCCAGGTATTTAAAACCCGAAAGAAGATCGTTTTCGTTTTTTTAACGCTTACTTTTTGCACTATGCTTTTTTATCTGTTCAATACAGGCTGGACAGCTTCGGGCTTTTATACGCTATGCCTGCTGTTCGGAATTTTTACAGGGTATTGGGTAGTATTCGTGACCATGGCTGCAGAGCAGTTTGGTACCAATTTAAGGGCCACGGTAACCACGAGTGCCCCAAATATGGTGAGAGGTTCTTTGATCCTGGTTACCCTATTGTTTCAGTGGCTGCTGGGCAGTATGGGGATCATTAAAGCGGCCTTATGCGTTGGCATAATTACCGTGGGCCTGGCTTATATTGCCCTCTATAACCTGGATGAAACCTATGGACGCGATCTTGATTTCATTGAAGAATAGTGTCAAAACAATGTACTATCTGTAAATTTAGCAGACCTTGACCTTTTATTAAGGTTAACTTTGAGCTTAGTTTTACTGAAATGGTGTTTAAAGATAAAGTAGTAGCGGCCTATCAGAAGATCCAGGACGAGATTTGTACCAGTCTGGAGCTTGCCGATGGAAAGGCAAAGTTTGAGCAGGAGATCTGGAACAGGGAAGGTGGAGGCGGTGGAAGAACCCGCATCATGCAGCATGGGGATGTGATTGAAAAAGGAGGGGTTAATTTTTCAGCAGTGCACGGAAAATTACCTGATCCGATTAAAAAAGCCTTTAAGGTAGAGAGCGATGAGTTTTTTGCAACAGGTGTATCGATTGTCATGCACCCTTCAAACCCGTTTGTACCCATCATTCACATGAATATCCGTTATTTCGAAATGGATGAACACACCAGGTGGTTTGGGGGTGGGATAGACTTAACCCCACATTACATCATTGATACAGACGCCCGTTTTTTTCACCACCTTTTAAAGCAGACCTGCGATAAATTTGATCCCGAATTTTATACCAGGTTTAAAACGAATGCAGACGATTATTTCTTTATCAAACACAGAGAAGAAACCAGGGGAGTTGGAGGCATATTTTACGACCGGTTAAAACCCGAAAATACAGGCTTATCTTTTGAACAATTGCTCGATTATTCCATTGCTGTCGGAAATACCTTTATTCCTGCCTATACAGAACTGATTGAAAGAAACAGGGATAAGGAATTTACGGCCCAGCAGCAGGAATGGCAATACCTGCGCAGGAGCAGATATGCTGAGTTTAACCTGGTTTACGATGCAGGTACCAAGTTTGGCCTTGAAACCAACGGACGCATAGAATCTATACTGATGAGCCTGCCGCCAATGGCCAAATGGACATACAATTACCAGCCTGTTTCGGGCAGTGAAGAGTCGTACACTTTAAGCAAACTAAAAAAGGGAATTACATGGGCATAAATGCCTGATAAATGCCGGATTTATAGGTTAAAATTTTTCCACAATGCGCCTTTATGGCGCATTTTTTATTAGATTCGCAAGGTTATAAGAATACCACATTTAAAGCGTTCTTAAGGAACATTAAGATTTATGGCAGAAGATTTAGAAAATCAGGAAAACGACAAAATAATTAGAATCGATATTGACGAGCAGATGCGGTCCGCGTACATCGATTATTCGATGTCGGTTATCGTATCGAGGGCTCTGCCCGATGTTCGGGATGGTTTAAAACCGGTTCACCGCCGTGTTTTATACGGAATGCTCGATCTGGGATTAACAAACAACAAACCATATAAAAAGTCAGCACGTATTGTTGGAGAGGTACTGGGTAAGTACCACCCGCATGGTGATGCATCGGTATACAACACCATGGTAAGGATGGCCCAGGAATGGAGCCTGCGTTACCTGATGGTAGAAGGACAGGGTAACTACGGTTCAATTGACGGTGACTTTCCGGCGGCAATGCGTTATACAGAGGCCCGTTTCCAGAAAATAGCCGAAGAGATGCTGGCCGATATCAATAAAGACACGGTTGATTTCCAGTTAAACTTCGATGATTCACTGGAAGAACCAACTGTTCTTCCCTCAAAAGTGCCCAACCTGCTCATCAATGGTTCATCTGGTATTGCTGTAGGTATGGCAACAAACATGCCTCCGCACAACATTACTGAAACCATTAACGCCACCATAGCCTATATTGAGAACAATGAGGTTACGGTTGCTGAACTGATGAAACACATTAAAGCTCCGGATTTTCCTACAGGAGCCATTATTTATGGCTATACAGGCGTACAGGAAGCATTTGAAACTGGCAGAGGCCGTATTGTCATGCGTGCCAAAGCTGAAATTGAAGCTTCAAAAGACCGTGAAACCATTATTGTAACAGAAATACCTTATCAGGTAAATAAGGCCCAGATGATTGAGCGTACAGCTGAATTGATTGGCGAGAAAAAAATTGAAGGTATTTCCAACATTAAAGATGAGTCCAATAAAGATGGTATCCGCATTGTTTATGAAATAAAACGAGATGCAAATGCCTCTATTGTTTTGAATAACCTGTTTAAGCAAACCGCTTTACAGACTTCATTTAGTGTAAACAATATCGCCCTTGTTAAGGGCAGGCCACAGTTATTGAACCTGAAAGACCTGATCCACTATTTTGTGGAGCACAGGCACGAGGTGGTGATCCGCAGGACCAAGTTTGAACTTGCTGAAGCCAAGAAACGTGCCCATATCCTTGAGGGTTTACTGATTGCATTGGATCACCTTGATGAAGTAATTCAGCTGATCCGTAGTTCAGATACCCCTGAAGATGCCAGGACAGGCTTAATGGAGAAATTTGGTCTGACTGACATTCAGGCCCGGGCCATTCTTGATATGACCCTGCGCAGGTTAACAGGTCTGGAACGTGATAAGATCAAAGAAGAGTACAACGAATTGATGAAAACCATCGAATACTTACAGTCAATTTTAGATGATGAAGGAAAACGTATGCAGATCATCAAGGACGAGCTGACTGAAATGAAGGAGAAATATGGTGATGAACGCAGAACCTCCATTGTACATTCTGCGGAAGACATGAGTATGGAAGACTTCATCGAGGATGAGGAAGTTGTCATTACCATTTCTCATGAAGGCTACATCAAACGTACCCCTGCTACGGAGTATCGTACACAGGGACGTGGCGGAAAAGGATCAAAAGGCAGCGACTCCAGGAATGAGGACTTTATTGAGCACCTGCTTATTGCCTCAAACCATAACTATATGCTGTTCTTCACCGAAGCCGGCCGTTGCTTCTGGTTAAGGGTTTATGAAATTCCTGAAGGATCAAGGATCAGTAAAGGAAGAGCAATCCAGAACATCATCAATATTCCTAAAGAGGAGAAAATCAAAGCCTTTATCAAGGTTAAAAACCTGAAAGACCAGGAATACCTTGAAAACAATTACATCATTATGTGTACCAAAAAGGGAACGATTAAGAAAACCTCTTTAGAGGCTTATTCGAGACCAAGGGTAAATGGCATCAATGCTATAAACATCAATGAAGGTGATCAGCTGCTTGAAGCAAGTTTGACTACGGGTTCAAGTGAAATTGTAATGGCTTTGCGCTCAGGAAGGGCTATCCGCTTCAATGAAACCAAGGTAAGACCAATGGGCAGAACGGCCACAGGAGTAAGGGGAGTGACACTGGCACATGAAAAAGACGAGGTGATTGGCATGATTGCTGTAGATGATCCAGGAGCAACTGTACTGGTAGTTTCAGAAAAAGGTTATGGTAAACGGACTGATATTGAAGACTACCGTGTTACCAACCGGGGTGGTAAAGGTGTTAAAACCATTAACATTACAGAAAAAACCGGAAACCTTGTTGCTATTAAAAATGTTACTGATGCAGATGATTTAATGATCATCAATAAATCTGGCATCGTAATCAGGATTGTGGTTAGCGAATTAAGGGTAATGGGCCGTGCCACACAGGGCGTCCGTCTGATTAATCTTAAGGGAAGTGATGAGATCGCTTCCGTAGCCAGGATTGAGCACGAAGAAGAGGAAAGCGAAGAGATAGAAAGCCATGTAGTAGTAGATGGTGAACCTGCTGGTGAAGTAGAAGATGAACCGGCTGAAGATGCTGCTGAAGAAGAGGGCGAGGAAGGCGAAGAAAGCGGTGAGGACACTGAAGGAGAGGAAGCTTAAGGAACAAAGAGCCGGATGGCTCATAAATAAACGCAATAAATAAAATAAAAGATGAACCTGATCGTTTCATCAACATTAAAAAACAAAAGATAAAAAGATGAAAAAAGTACTTTTAGGAATGTTGTTTGTAGGTGTCGCCTCACTCGCAAACGCTCAAAAAAGTGAAATCAGCGAAGCCAAAAAAGCATGGAATCTTTTAAGTATTACTTCGGGTAAGACCCTTGCTGATAATTTAAAAGCGCTTAATGACGGGTTAGGGCATACTGATAAAGCTATAGCAAATGAGAAGTCTAAAGATTTACCGGATGCATGGTCTTACAGAGCGCTGTTTGCTTCCAGAATTGCCCTGGTAGATTCAGTAGACCTGAACAATGCCAAGGCCAATCAAAAAATAGCTGAAGAAGCCATTACAAAAGCCAAAGCCTTAGATACCAAAGGCGCTGAAAAAGATAATATTCAAACGGCAAGCGTAAATGTAGAGAATGCTTTAAGAAACAGGGCCATCTATGCTTTCAACAAAAAGAATTTTGAAGGAGCACTGGAAGCTTTTAACGAGATTACCACTAAAAACCCTAACGACACCACCATGTATGTAAATGCTGGTGTAACCGCGAAGGAACTGCAGAATTATCCTGAGGTAGTGCGTAACTTTAAAAAAGCGATTGACCTGAATTATAAAGATTCAAAAGTCCTGTATTCAGAGATCGTGAATATTACTTTTGATAAGATCAAAGACAGCGTTGGCGGACTGGCCATTTTAAAAGAGGCTTCTGCTAAATTCCCTGATGATTCTTATTTCATCGGTATGGAAACTGACCTTTACATTAAAAAAGGAGATATTGAAAAATCTCAGGAAATGCTAACCAAGCTGATCGCCAAAGACCCTAAGAATGCAATTTATCAGTATTTGATGGGGGATACCTATTACAAGCAGGCTTTAGCAATTCAAACCAAAAGAAATGCTTTGGATGTGAAGAAAACTAAAGAATTCAATGAACTGGGTGCGAAAATGACCAAATTAATTGATCAGTCTGTGCCTTATTATAAAGCGGCCTTAGATCTTGATCCAAAAAATGTAAATGCTTTGGAGAACCTGAAGATCATTTACCTGTTTAAAGACGATAAGGTAAATTACGAAGCTATCAATAAAAAACTGGCAGAGTTAAAGCCATAATTCATTCAGAATAACACATTAAAAAGAGGGGTAATTTTTATCCCTCTTTTTTTTTTTTAAGTTTGTACCAAGAACACGTTTTGTATGAGTAAGATATCTTTAGCTGGCAGTATATTCCTGGTTTCATTGAGTTTTAATGTGGCTTTTGCACAAAAAAGCCAACTTCAAATTGCACGTAACAGCGTAGGTAAGCTACAGGTGGCTATAAATGCTAAGCAAGATGCCAAAAAACAACTCAGTGTGCTGGGAGAGGGGGTTAAGGCAGCAGAAGCGGCGCAAAATGACAACAAAACAAAGAAATGGCCGGAAACCTGGGCCATCAAAGCCTATTTGAGTGCTTATATTTCGATTATCGAAACTGATGAAGGGAATGCCGACAGGTATTACAATCTTGCTATTCAGGCATTGGATTCAGCTAAAAGGCTGGACAAATTCCAGGCGAACTATCGTTTAATTGATGCGGCAGCATACAACGTAAACATCAGAAAACAGAAAAAGGGAAATATGGCTTATGCCAAGGGCGATTATGCAGGTGCTTTTGAGTTATTGAAAGAAGTGAGTGATCTTTTACCAAAAGATACGACCATTGCCATCAATGCCGCCTTGTCTGCGCAAAATATCCAATCGTACGATAAGGCATTGTTTTATTTTAAACGCGCTAAGGAGAACGGCATCAAAAATCCTGTTGTGTTCCAGAACATGGCCAGTATCTACAGCTCTAAGTTTGAACATGAACTGGCCATACGTACCCTGGAAGATGGAATCAAAGCAAATCCCTATAATGTATTTTTAACCAACGACTACATCAACCTGTTGCTGGATAACGAAAAATACACAGAAGCCCTGCATGTCATAGAATCAACATTAAAGGTAGAGACGAATAATAAACTGCTGTATTTTCTATACGGTTACCTGCAGCAAAATAAAGCCAACAACAGTACTGCAGAGCTGGCTTACAACCGGGCACTCGGATTGGACGAAAATTATTTTGATGCCTTGTATCAATTGGGATTGGTTTACATCAACTCGGCAAATGAAGCCTTTAAATCAGGAAAACCAGAAGAACGTAACCAGAAATATGTTTCTTACATCAACAGGGCTGAAATTGCTTTATTACAAGCCCACGAGATCAATCAGAACGATAAAGCTACTGTACAGCTGCTGACGGAGATTTACACCCGTAAAAACCGCCTCGATAAAGTTCAGGAACTCAAAGGAAAGCTCGAAGAATTCTAAACAGGCAAATAGCCCGGAATACGGATAATAGGGTTGTATTATCATATATTACTTAACATAATATTAATTATGATTCAAAATGACCGTTATTGAATTGTGCTGGACTATTAGACTTTTTGTGGTTTGCTGGCTATTGTCATACCTGGTTAAATATGACCGGATGAGAATTTTCTCATTAAAATTAAATTAAGATAAAAAATGTTGATATTAATAGCTGAATGGTCAAATAATTGATATGTAATTAACAATCTAAGTTTGCAATATGTTTAATCGTCCTGTCAGAAATATTCATGATTTTTTATTAAGTACTTATTTTGCTGACGGTCTTCGTATTACACTTGGCGTACTTTGCCCATCGCTGGTTTTAGCACAATTTGGCCTGCTACAATACGGAATGACAGTATCACTTGGCGCCCTTTGCGCCAGTGTTGTCGATTCCCCGGGACCAATTGTACACCGCCGGAACGCCATGCTCATTACCACAGGGCTGATTACGGTTACTTTTATTATAGTAGGTTTAACCAATAGTAATATTTATTTCACAGCTGTACTGATTGTCATTTTCAGTTTCATTTTTTCTATGTTTTTCCTGTATGGGAACCGGGCTGCATCCATCGGCACGGCTGTGCTGCTCATTATGGTGCTCAGTATTGATGACCTCAGGCCGTGGCGGGAAGTGCTTTTTTCTTCAGCACTTATTTTCTTTGGAAGCCTATGGTATACAGGTTTAAGTTATTTCTTTTATCGTATACGCCCCTATCGTCTCGTGCAGCAGACTTTAAGTGACTCCATTCATGAAGTCAGTCTTTTTTTAAGGGCAAAAGCCCGGTTTTACCATAAAAATATAGATTACGACGATAATTATGCTGAACTCCTGCAGCTGCAGGTACTGGTACATGAAAAGCAGGACGAAGTGCGTGAAGTCTTGTTCAAAACCCGTGAAATTGTTAGGGAATCTACCCCTGAAGGACGATTTTTACTGCTCGTTTTTGTAGATATGGTAGATCTTTTTGAGCAGGTAATGTCTACTTATTACAACTACAAGCAGCTGCACGAACAGTTTGATGCTTCCGGCATCCTTAAACATTATGAGTCTGTCATTATTAAGATTGCAGATGAACTGGACGATATTGCCTTCGCGCTTAAAACCGGTGCCACCCCTAGCCTGCCCACTTCCTTAATAGAAGATGTGGAGAAACTAAAGAATGAAATCACTGCGCTCGAAACCAATAATACCGATGGAAAATACAATACATTGGGTATCATTGCTTTAAAAAATATAGAGGTCAACATAGAAAACATTCTTTCGCGTGTTAAAACCATCAACAGCTATTTCAATAAAAAAGAAAAAAAGAACCTCAAAACAAGAGATATAGAAATAGACCGTTTTGTGAGCAGACAAAACATTGATGCAAAACTGCTTTACGAGAACATGACCTTCAGTTCTTCAACTTTCAGGCATTCCCTGCGCGTCGCTATTGTAATGCTGATTGGTTTTATTGTGGCCAAAACTTTAAATCTTTCACACAGCTACTGGATATTGCTTACCATCCTGGTAATTTCCAAGCCTGGTTTTAGTTTAACCAAACAACGCAATTACGAAAGGATCATCGGTACGGTTGTCGGTGCTTTCATAGGTATGGGCATTCTGGTGTATGTGCAGGATAAAAATACGTTATTTGTTATCCTTCTTTTTTGTATGATTGGCGCTTACAGTTTTCAGCGTAAAAACTATGTCGTCAGCGTGCTGTTTATGACCCCATATATCCTGGTGTTGTTCGACTTTTTGGGAATGGGTAGTTTATCTATTGCCCGAGAGCGCATTTACGATACCCTGATCGGCTCAGGCATTGCCTTGCTGGCCAGTTATTCTTTGTTTCCTAACTGGGAACACGAGAAACTGAAAGAAGCCATGATAGATACTTTAAAAGCTAATATGAAGTACTTTGAAGAGGTGGTATTGCTGTATGTTGATAAAGTCCATAACCTTACCAATTATAAGGTAGCCCGTAAAGAGGTTTATGTAACTTCAGCCAACCTGGCATCGCTTTTTCAGCGGATGTTTTCTGAGCCTAAAAGCAAACAGATGATGATGACCGAACTGCATCAGTTTACTGCACTTAATCATCTTTTTTCCTCTTATATAGCCACACTTTCACTTTATAAAAAGGAGCACGCCTTTATGGTGGCCAATTTTGATGACCTGAAACCCACCGTTCAAAATACCCTGTACCTGTTAAACCTGTCTGTAGAAAACCTGGAGCACAATAAAGGCCTCAGCAGTAACGTGCCCCTAATCAGGAACAACATTGCTGAATCTATACACGATAAAAATGATGAGATCATTGTAGCAGAGCAAATTGACCTGATCCAGAAGGCTGCTTATGACATATTTAAACTATCAGAAAAAATTAAATTATAGTAGTAAAAGCTAAAAAGCTGAAACTTTGGCGTGTTTTCTGCTGTTATATTAATCAATTAAAAACACAATAATTATCATGGAAAAGTTGTATACAGCCTCGGTTACAGCCAGAGGCGGCCGGAATGGTCATATTAAATCCAGCGATGGGACAATAGAGTTTGATGTAAGAAAGCCAAGGGAAATGGGCGGTCAGGGAGGTGCTACCAATCCTGAGCAATTGTTTGCAGCAGCATGGGGACCTTGTTACTTAGGTGCATTGGCAGCCATAGCTGAACACGATGGGGTCGATACTTCCGAGGCCACAGTTGAAGTACACGTTTCATTTAATCAGGATGGTAATTCATTTTTATTGTCTGCTGATCTGGATGTACATATACCTGGTATTTCACTCGAAGAGGCCCAGCAGCTTGCCGATAAGGCGCATAGGGTATGTCCTTATTCGAAAGCGACCAGGGGCAATATAGAAACAAGGGTAACAGCTATTTAACCAGCTGTTACCTCTTCAGTTTTATTCAGCGTATTTACAGGCCTGCCATTCTTAAAAGCGTCCCGGGTTTTTAATCCCAGCAATTCGAACATGGCCATATCATCTACAAAAGCAGGATTTGGTGTAGTCAGCAGTTTATCCCCGGCAAAAATTGAACTGGCACCGGCCATAAAGCAAAATGCCTGCTCTAGGGTGCTCATTTCATTTCTTCCGGCCGATAAGCGTACCACCGAGTTTGGCATCACAATTCTGGCAGTAGCAATCATTCTCACCATATCCCATATAGGAACGCGTGGCTGATCTTCTAAAGGCGTGCCTTTTACAGGAACCAGAGCGTTTACCGGCACAGATTCAGGATGTGCTTCCATATTAGCCAGCGTTTGCAGCATAGAAACACGGTCTTCCGTAGTTTCTCCCAAGCCAATAATGCCTCCGCTGCAAACGGTTAATTTTGCTTTGCGTACATTTTTAATGGTATTTAAACGGTCATCATAGGTGCGGGTAGAAATGATGCGTTTATAATCGTCTTCGGAAGTATCTATGTTGTGGTTATAGGCGTATAAACCAGCGTCTGCCAGGCGCTGTGCCTGATTCTCGGTAAGCATGCCCAAGGTACAGCACACCTCCATATCCATGGCATTTACGGCTTTAACCATTTCGATAACACGGTCAAAATCGCGGTTGTCACGCACTTCACGCCAGGCAGCGCCCATGCATAAACGTGAGGCCCCTCCCTCCTTCGCCTTTACTGCTGCACTTACCACCTGCCCAAGCTGCATCAGTGGCTGTACTTCCAGGTCGGTATGGTAACGGGCTGCCTGCGGACAATAGGAGCAATCTTCTGCACATCCGCCTGTTTTGATCGAGATCAGTGAGCTTACCTGTACTTCATTGTAATCCTTATTCTCGCGGTGTATGGTTGCAGCTTCATAAACTAAATCCAGAAAGGGCTTATGGTATATAGCCGATATTTCTTCCTTAGTCCAGTTGTGTCTAGTTGGTTGCATATATTGTTTTTAATTAAAGTAAAAGTTTACTTGCCAGTCCCAGCAAGAGCAAAAATCCGAAAACGTCTGTAAATGTTGTAATAATTATTGAAGAAGCAATGGCCGGATCTATGCCAATACGTTTTAAAATAAGTGGAATGCCTGCTCCAGTAATACCGGCAATCAGTAAGTTCCCACTCATGGCCAGAAAAATAACCAATCCTAACAGTGGATTACTGTCAAAAAACAAAGCGAATAAAAATACGATCAAACCCGTGCAGGCTCCATTGATTACCCCTACCGTAAGTTCTTTGAGCACTGTTCTATAAGCCTGATTATCCGTCAAATCATATAGTGAAATCCTTCTTACCGTTACCGCAAGGGCTTGTGTGGCGGCATTTCCACCCATACCGGCAATAATGGTCATGTAGGCAGGCAACACAGCGATCAGTTTAATGGTGGGTTCAAAATGGCGGATTACACCGGAAGCAAGAAAGGCTGTGCCAAGGTTCAGGATTAGCCAGGGAAGACGGGATTTTACCGCTTCTACCCAGTTACCACTCAGTTCCTCGTCTTCTGATACCCCGGATATTTTTAAGATATCTTCCGTATTCTCATCTTCCAGTACATCGATTACGTCGTCAAAAGTTACCCGCCCCAATAGTTTCATGTCTTTGTCCAGTACGGGGATACTGGTAATATTGTATTGAGAGATTAGCCTTGCCACTTCTTCCTGGTCTGTGTCCGGGTATACCCAGGCTACTTCAGATTTTACCAGTTCTGTTATCTTTGCATTTCCCTTGGCTTTAATGATGTCCTTCAAAGAAACAATACCCTGAAAGGTATTGTCGTCATTTATCACAAATATCGTATAGAATTCTTCTATTTCTTCGCTTTGGCGGATGATCTCATCAATTGCGTCCTTCTTGGTCAGGTTCAGGTTAATCCGGATAAACTGTGTGTTCATCAAACCACCAGCGGTTTCTTCGTGGTAGCTTAAGAGGTTCCTGATATTCGACGCATCATCTTCGCTCAGATCGGCCAGGATTTCTTTCTGCTCATGCTCCTCCAGTTGCGAAATGATGTCTGTGGCATCATCATAATCCAGCTCTTCAACGATTTCGGTTCGCTTATCCGGATGTAACTGCAACAGCAATTCTTCAGGATGTGATTCCTCGTGCATTTCAGCAATGACTTCCGAAGCCGTTTCTACATCCAGTAGATTGATGATCCTTTGCTGCTCATCTTTATTCAGGCTCTCGAATAAAATGGCGATCTCAGAGGCATGATATTCCCCAAGAAGAGCTTTGAGCTGTTCATCATCACCGTTTAAGGCTACCTTAATCTTAGAGACATCTGTCCTGTCCAGATCGAAAGATTGCATACGCCGGTAAAGGTAATAATAATCGGTTCTATTTAAACCATCCCTTGCGCCAGAAATATAGGATTTGTAATACCGCAATGGCGGCCATCACAAGCATGGTGTATAAGTAGCCATGTTCCTGGTACAATTCAGGCATATTTTGTGGCAATACTTTGCCGGTAACCGGATCTTCAATGGCAAAGTTCATCCCATAAATACCCGCAATAAAAGTTAAAGGGATGAATATAGATGAAATGATGGTCAAGACCTTCATGATCTCGTTCATCCTGTTGCTGATGATGGAAAGGTACATGTCGATATTACTGGCAGAAATCTCCTTTAAAGACTCTACAATATCAATGATCTGTATGCAATGGTCGTAAGCGTCCCTGATGTACATCTTCGTCTGATCAGGGATCAGCAGGCTGTCGCTTCTTAGTATATCGTTCAGTTTGTCCCGTTCCGGCCATACTACGCGCCTCATATTGATCAGGTTCCGTTTTACAATTTGGGTGTCAAACATCACTGTGCGGTCTGGCTTATCGAACAAACGGTCTTCAATCAGGTCCAACTCATCACCCCAGGCACCCAGGATTTCAAAATAGGTATCAATGATGATGTCCATCAAAGCATACATCAGGTAACTGCTTCCGGCAATCCTGATGTTCCCTTTTCCTACTCTTAAGCGGTTCCTTATGGGCTCCAGACAGTCTTCATAGCCTTCCTGCAAAGTGAATAACGCGTTTTCCATTAAAATAAAGGAAACCTGCTCGTTATCAAGGTTCTTGTGTTCATCAAAATGGAGCATTCTGCTGATGGCGAAATCATATTTACCATACTCCTCCAGCTTCGGGCGCTGATAAGTCCGCGTGATGTCTTCCAAAACCAGCTTGCTGATGCCGAAATCGCTGTTCAGGGTTTCAAACATCGCCACGGAATTGAAACCTTTGATCTCTATCCAGTAATTGAACTCTTTATTCGCCAGTATCCGGGATAAATTTTCAATATTATCCAGTTCTTTAACTGCATAATGATGGTCGTTATAACTGTGAAAAGTAATGACAGGCTTTAAAGAATGCTCATCAATATACACCAAGCCCGGACTGGAGCCGGCTACTGGTAAAGAGTAGTGTTTGCGTTTGCGCTTGTGTTTTGCCGGTTTAGCCATAACTCAAAAATAGTTTTTAGCCTGAGGGCCCTGGTTAAACAACAGATCAATCATACTTAGGTTTGGTTTAAAGCCCTGCCTGTCATCAAAAACCTGGAAATATGGCTTAAAATTAGTAGCTATAGTATTTTTCTTGAAATGTAGTTTTGACCTGAAATCCAGTTCGGGTTCAACCTCTTTAACGTACTCCGTTGTAAAATGAAGATCAGGCTGAACTTTTAACTGTTTAAACAACCACTCCAGCAACTGAAAATTAAAATCAAACAGGTAATCAAATGGCTGCTGGTAAAAACGGATAAATTCGTCTTCGTAATATTCAAAATAGGCTGAATTTCGGTAACAGCTTTCAAAACTCTTCCAATGCAGCCTTTGCCAGTTAAAATCATTACTGATTTTCACATCTTTAACTTTGGTATGTACCTTAGCGCCCTTAAGTACTGGAACAATCAGGTCCAGAACGCCATTTGGCGAATATATCCTTGCCCGGTTCCTATAGGTCTGTTTAGGAAAATGCTCTTCTTTTTCCATTAAAAAATTGTAATTCAATTCTTTTAAACCAGAAAAATAAGCGACTGGCGGAAGATAAAAAAGTGGGAATATAGCTAAACTTTGCATCTGATATTTTATGTTTGC
This window of the Pedobacter africanus genome carries:
- the corA gene encoding magnesium/cobalt transporter CorA encodes the protein MAKPAKHKRKRKHYSLPVAGSSPGLVYIDEHSLKPVITFHSYNDHHYAVKELDNIENLSRILANKEFNYWIEIKGFNSVAMFETLNSDFGISKLVLEDITRTYQRPKLEEYGKYDFAISRMLHFDEHKNLDNEQVSFILMENALFTLQEGYEDCLEPIRNRLRVGKGNIRIAGSSYLMYALMDIIIDTYFEILGAWGDELDLIEDRLFDKPDRTVMFDTQIVKRNLINMRRVVWPERDKLNDILRSDSLLIPDQTKMYIRDAYDHCIQIIDIVESLKEISASNIDMYLSIISNRMNEIMKVLTIISSIFIPLTFIAGIYGMNFAIEDPVTGKVLPQNMPELYQEHGYLYTMLVMAAIAVLQILYFWRKGWFK
- a CDS encoding WbqC family protein encodes the protein MQSLAIFPLFYLPPVAYFSGLKELNYNFLMEKEEHFPKQTYRNRARIYSPNGVLDLIVPVLKGAKVHTKVKDVKISNDFNWQRLHWKSFESCYRNSAYFEYYEDEFIRFYQQPFDYLFDFNFQLLEWLFKQLKVQPDLHFTTEYVKEVEPELDFRSKLHFKKNTIATNFKPYFQVFDDRQGFKPNLSMIDLLFNQGPQAKNYF